One genomic segment of Streptomyces liangshanensis includes these proteins:
- a CDS encoding DMT family transporter, which produces MSALALSVLLSLVSAVAYAAGAILQERVAADTPDRPYAPLHHGVWWAAVGLNGVGALLHVVALAYGPLSLVQPLGALTIVFAPPMAALFVGRRAGHTAWRGAIMATVGLAGLLALTGGTDSHSLGGTERLILGAATFGAVGLLFLVAQLVHRPIVRSMLLAAAGGVAFGIASVFTKTVAVDWTSDSATVQVPSLLVIGLLAATGLMLSQASYRGAGLAAPLATVTVVNPVVAAAVGITLFGETFRYGVPGTVLALGSGVVAAGGLILLTTERLGSSREPRDEPAAPPSGPAGPGPRRGGPPGGARPEDVQPEQPGDIATGTRQDTTPRPDGPRADGTRPEGGSQEERRASDADAARPQPGEGVDVAAVARPRTHLEVQVRSRAVAGGS; this is translated from the coding sequence ATGAGTGCACTTGCGCTGTCCGTGCTGCTGTCGCTGGTCTCCGCGGTCGCCTACGCGGCCGGGGCGATCCTTCAGGAGCGCGTCGCGGCGGACACCCCCGACCGTCCCTACGCCCCGCTCCACCACGGTGTGTGGTGGGCGGCGGTGGGTCTGAACGGGGTGGGGGCGCTGCTGCACGTCGTGGCGCTGGCGTACGGGCCGCTGAGCCTGGTGCAGCCGCTCGGCGCGCTGACGATCGTCTTCGCGCCGCCGATGGCCGCGCTGTTCGTGGGACGCAGGGCGGGGCACACGGCGTGGCGTGGCGCGATCATGGCGACGGTGGGGCTGGCGGGGCTGCTGGCCCTGACCGGCGGCACCGACTCGCACTCGCTGGGCGGGACGGAGCGGCTGATCCTCGGGGCGGCGACGTTCGGCGCGGTCGGGCTGCTGTTCCTGGTCGCGCAGTTGGTGCACCGGCCGATCGTACGGAGCATGCTGCTGGCCGCCGCGGGCGGTGTCGCGTTCGGCATCGCGTCGGTGTTCACCAAGACGGTCGCGGTGGACTGGACGTCGGACTCCGCGACGGTGCAGGTGCCGAGCCTGCTGGTGATCGGCCTGCTGGCGGCGACGGGCCTGATGCTCTCCCAGGCGTCGTACCGGGGCGCCGGACTGGCGGCCCCGCTGGCGACCGTCACGGTCGTCAATCCGGTGGTGGCCGCGGCGGTGGGCATCACGCTGTTCGGCGAGACCTTCCGGTACGGCGTGCCGGGCACGGTGCTGGCGCTGGGGTCCGGGGTGGTCGCGGCGGGCGGGCTGATCCTGCTCACCACCGAGCGGCTGGGGTCGTCGCGGGAGCCGCGCGACGAGCCGGCGGCGCCGCCGTCCGGGCCCGCGGGCCCCGGGCCCCGGCGCGGGGGTCCCCCGGGCGGCGCGCGCCCGGAGGACGTACAGCCCGAGCAGCCCGGGGACATAGCCACCGGCACCCGCCAGGACACCACCCCCCGGCCGGACGGGCCGCGCGCGGACGGCACGCGGCCGGAGGGGGGATCTCAGGAGGAGCGGCGGGCGTCAGATGCGGACGCCGCGCGCCCTCAGCCAGGCGAGGGGGTCGATGTCGCTGCCGTAGCCCGGCCCCGTACGCATCTCGAAGTGCAGGTGCGGTCCCGTGCTGTTGCCGGTGGATCCTGA
- a CDS encoding (2Fe-2S)-binding protein — MGSTDLAEVASVGGFFALRTTPPAGAHGALARVYEGGIAPLSARVDKVAGRLRAPERRVAASVAQLGLAARLWSIALGCAVLGDGVPDLDPGRLHWDPDLTTPDDLWLAGPRFLPATAATVREVVQYGHLVPLARALRRDGHVSPRLLWGNAASALAGAARELAAWGHRHGRPEVAARAHTLAAELFDHRDLRATGDYGAGSFRRRSCCLHYRCPGGGLCGDCVFDRPPRRSSAGADSG; from the coding sequence ATGGGCTCGACGGATCTGGCGGAAGTCGCCTCTGTAGGAGGCTTCTTCGCGCTGCGCACCACCCCACCGGCCGGCGCGCACGGCGCACTGGCCCGGGTGTACGAGGGCGGCATCGCGCCCCTCTCCGCCCGCGTCGACAAGGTGGCCGGCCGGCTGCGCGCGCCCGAGCGCCGGGTCGCCGCGTCCGTCGCCCAGCTCGGCCTGGCGGCCCGCCTCTGGTCGATCGCCCTCGGTTGCGCCGTTCTGGGGGACGGGGTGCCCGATCTGGACCCCGGGCGGCTGCACTGGGACCCCGACCTCACCACCCCCGACGACCTCTGGCTGGCCGGCCCCCGGTTCCTCCCCGCCACCGCCGCGACCGTCCGCGAGGTGGTGCAGTACGGCCATCTCGTCCCGCTCGCCCGGGCCCTGCGCCGCGACGGCCACGTCTCGCCCCGGCTGCTGTGGGGCAACGCGGCCTCCGCCCTCGCCGGGGCCGCCCGGGAACTGGCCGCCTGGGGGCACCGCCACGGCCGCCCCGAGGTGGCGGCGCGGGCCCACACCCTCGCCGCCGAGCTTTTCGATCACCGGGACCTGCGTGCCACGGGTGATTACGGGGCAGGGTCCTTCCGACGGCGGAGCTGCTGTCTCCACTACCGGTGTCCGGGTGGCGGGCTGTGCGGGGACTGCGTCTTCGACCGGCCCCCGCGACGGTCTTCCGCCGGGGCCGATTCCGGGTGA
- a CDS encoding transglycosylase family protein, with translation MAATGRHRRYQPSRINRVSLSVGVGGAGMALPLIAAGAGHAASVDVWEKVAACESTGDWKINTENGYYGGLQFTQSTWEAYGGRSFAPRADLATKDQQIAVAEKVLKGQGPGAWPACSVKAGLTRGGDAPDITPVREKTRPASAPDGRTARAGTAPESKSGPRAEPKARSTEQAASPTSVPTHREGYTVARGDSLSGIAADESVKGGWQRLYEDNRRVIGSDPDLIFPGQKLVLQAPAKSAPAKGAPAKSAPAKRATPATKPQAEPAEKPAQAAKPRTAERPRTAEKPRTAEPKRTAQPKQAEKRRTEAPARTGTQTTGGVTAPVSASTGTPYHKAGAWASGYHTGVDFPVPTGTSVKAVAAGHVVSAGWAGSYGYEVVIRHADGKYSQYAHLSALTVRAGQQVSGGQRIARSGSTGNSTGPHLHFEMRTGPGYGSDIDPLAWLRARGVRI, from the coding sequence GCCGGCATGGCGCTGCCGCTCATCGCGGCGGGCGCGGGGCACGCCGCCTCCGTGGACGTCTGGGAGAAGGTCGCGGCCTGCGAGTCGACCGGTGACTGGAAGATCAACACCGAGAACGGCTACTACGGCGGGCTCCAGTTCACCCAGTCCACCTGGGAGGCGTACGGCGGCCGGAGCTTCGCCCCGCGCGCCGACCTGGCCACCAAGGACCAGCAGATAGCCGTGGCCGAGAAGGTCCTCAAGGGACAGGGCCCGGGCGCCTGGCCGGCCTGCTCGGTCAAGGCGGGGCTCACCCGCGGCGGCGACGCCCCCGACATCACGCCGGTGCGCGAGAAGACCCGGCCCGCCTCCGCGCCGGACGGCCGGACGGCGAGGGCCGGGACGGCTCCCGAGTCGAAGTCCGGGCCCCGGGCCGAGCCGAAAGCGCGCTCCACCGAGCAGGCCGCCTCGCCGACCTCCGTGCCCACCCACCGCGAGGGGTACACCGTCGCCCGGGGCGACTCCCTCTCCGGGATCGCCGCGGACGAGTCCGTCAAGGGCGGCTGGCAGCGCCTGTACGAGGACAACCGCCGCGTCATCGGCAGCGACCCCGACCTCATCTTCCCCGGCCAGAAGCTGGTCCTCCAGGCCCCGGCGAAGAGCGCCCCGGCGAAGGGCGCCCCCGCGAAGAGCGCTCCGGCGAAGCGCGCGACTCCCGCCACGAAGCCCCAGGCCGAGCCCGCCGAGAAGCCGGCGCAGGCGGCGAAGCCCCGTACGGCCGAGAGGCCGAGGACCGCGGAGAAGCCGAGGACCGCCGAACCGAAGCGGACCGCCCAGCCGAAGCAGGCGGAGAAGCGCAGGACCGAGGCGCCCGCGCGGACCGGCACGCAGACCACCGGTGGAGTCACCGCCCCCGTATCCGCTTCGACCGGCACGCCGTACCACAAGGCGGGAGCCTGGGCGAGCGGTTACCACACGGGCGTCGACTTCCCCGTCCCCACCGGCACGTCCGTGAAGGCGGTCGCCGCCGGGCACGTCGTCTCGGCCGGCTGGGCGGGGTCGTACGGCTACGAGGTCGTCATCCGGCACGCGGACGGCAAGTACAGCCAGTACGCGCACCTGTCCGCGCTGACCGTACGCGCCGGCCAGCAGGTCAGCGGCGGCCAGCGGATCGCCCGCTCAGGATCCACCGGCAACAGCACGGGACCGCACCTGCACTTCGAGATGCGTACGGGGCCGGGCTACGGCAGCGACATCGACCCCCTCGCCTGGCTGAGGGCGCGCGGCGTCCGCATCTGA